Proteins from a single region of Oryza brachyantha chromosome 6, ObraRS2, whole genome shotgun sequence:
- the LOC102700442 gene encoding AAA-ATPase At3g50940-like, protein MGAPLKLTWGSLGSLFATAVLVRTAVRDFLPPEAHGLLRALLARATAAFVPPCDAIIIHETDANGVPNELYDAAQLYLGARCLAVAPAMHLHKTHGAPAAVASLPDSHATGDTFRGVRVLWTSQLNGTGSSSYGGSFSGAAPRGFVHHPIPIGGARQRCLRLEFRRRDRDVVRDAYIPFVLEEAAALRAKMRERKLYTNNSGFCGGVGGGMDDHQILWKAHAFSHPSTFDTLAIDPELRDAIRADLLRFVRRREHYTRAGRAWKRGYLLHGPPGTGKTSLVAAIANLLEFDIYDLELTTVMSNFDLRRLLASTRPKSVIVVEDVDCSLGLFDRTRAPVSTDDEPMPHPSLAFLPPAVEAAMQRETISLSGVLNFVDGLWSSCVGERLVVFTTNHMDRLDPALLRPGRMDRKIELGYCKAPALRVLAANYLVDDGEHRDVALARACEELMGEAARLLEEVQVTPADVAEVFMGCDGDEGAHAALQKLVDHLGTRRNTQGPV, encoded by the coding sequence ATGGGGGCGCCTCTGAAGCTGACGTGGGGCTCGCTCGGCTCGCTcttcgccaccgccgtgcTGGTGCGCACGGCGGTGCGCGACTTCCTCCCGCCGGAGGCGCACGGCCTGCTGCGCGCGCTGCTGGcacgcgccaccgccgccttcgTGCCGCCGTGCGACGCCATCATCATCCATGAGACCGACGCCAACGGCGTGCCAAACGAGCTGTACGACGCGGCGCAGCTCTACCTCGGCGCGCGCTGCCTCGCCGTGGCGCCCGCGATGCACCTGCACAAGACGCAcggcgcgccggccgccgtggcctCGCTGCCGGACTCCCACGCCACCGGGGACACCTTCCGTGGCGTCCGGGTGCTGTGGACGTCGCAGCTCAACGGGACCGGGAGCTCGTCGTACGGTGGAAgcttctccggcgccgccccccgcGGGTTCGTGCATCACCCGATCCCGATCGGCGGAGCTCGCCAGCGGTGCCTTCGGCTCGAGTTCCGGCGCCGCGACCGCGACGTCGTGCGCGACGCGTACATCCCGTTCGTTctcgaggaggcggcggcgctgcgcgCGAAGATGCGGGAGAGGAAGCTCTACACCAACAACTCGGGCTtctgcggcggcgtcggcggcggcatggaCGACCACCAGATACTGTGGAAGGCGCACGCGTTCTCGCACCCGTCCACGTTCGACACGCTCGCCATCGACCCGGAGCTGCGCGACGCCATCCGTGCGGACCTGCTCCGGTTCGTGCGCCGGCGAGAGCACTACacgcgcgccggccgcgcgtGGAAGCGCGGCTACCTTCTCCACGGCCCGCCCGGCACCGGCAAGACtagcctcgtcgccgccatcgccaacCTCCTCGAGTTCGACATCTACGACCTGGAGCTCACCACGGTGATGTCCAACTTCGATCTCCGGAGGCTGCTGGCCTCGACGCGTCCCAAGTCGGTCATCGTCGTAGAGGACGTGGACTGCTCCCTCGGCCTGTTCGACCGGACACGCGCGCCGGTCTCCACAGACGACGAGCCGATGCCACACCCGTCACTCGCTTTTCTCCCACCGGCGGTCGAGGCGGCCATGCAACGGGAGACGATCAGCCTCTCCGGCGTGCTCAACTTCGTCGACGGCCTCTGGTCATCGTGCGTCGGGGAGCGGCTCGTGGTGTTCACTACCAACCACATGGACAGGCTCGACCCGGCGCTCCTCCGCCCCGGCCGGATGGACCGCAAGATCGAGCTCGGCTACTGCAAGGCCCCGGCGCTGCGGGTGCTGGCCGCGAACTACCTCGTCGACGACGGTGAGCACCGCGACGTGGCGTTGGCGCGCGCTTGCGAGGAGCTGatgggcgaggcggcgaggctACTGGAGGAGGTGCAGGTGACGCCGGCGGACGTCGCGGAGGTGTTCATGggctgcgacggcgacgagggagCCCACGCCGCGCTTCAAAAGCTCGTGGACCACCTCGGCACTAGGAGAAATACTCAGGGCCCAGTGTAA
- the LOC102701004 gene encoding cleavage stimulating factor 64-like: protein MAAVTCRCSSVVFVGNIPYQATEAELRDACEEIGPVASLRLAVDRDTGKPRGFAFVEYLDDETARSACRNLDGHALRGRALRVGIAELQQQGEGGGGGGGGGASAVRRGGGEADQPVGVEDATHAASLVSGAPPPSAAATAYLAGLSRRQVREMVDAVEAQGEALVERMKRQYAGLAALIEQARILLGMADADAAAAAAAKAKKGRAQKRNHHGEEAHVASKLRKLNDGRPAHYQPNS, encoded by the coding sequence atggccgccgtgACGTGCCGGTGCAGCAGCGTGGTGTTCGTCGGCAACATCCCGTACCAGGCGACGGAGGCGGAGCTCCGGGACGCGTGCGAGGAGATCGGCCCCGTGGCGTCGCTCCGGCTGGCCGTCGACAGGGACACCGGCAAGCCGAGGGGCTTCGCCTTCGTCGAGTACCTCGACGACGAGACCGCCCGTAGCGCCTGCCGCAACCTCGACGGCCACGCCCTCCGCGGCCGCGCGCTCCGCGTCGGCATCGCCGagctgcagcagcagggagagggaggaggcggaggaggaggaggaggagcatccgccgtgcgccgtggcggcggcgaggcggaccAGCCGGTGGGCGTCGAGGACGCCACCCACGCCGCGTCGCTCGTGtccggggcgccgccgcccagcgccgccgccacggcttACCTCGCCGGGCTGAGCCGGAGGCAGGTGCGCGAGATGGTGGACGCGGTGGAGGCGCAGGGGGAGGCGCTCGTGGAGCGGATGAAGCGGCAGTACGCGGGGCTCGCCGCGCTGATCGAGCAGGCGCGGATACTGCTCGGCATGGCggacgccgacgcggcggccgcggcggcggcgaaggccaaGAAGGGCCGCGCGCAGAAGAGGAATCACCACGGCGAGGAGGCCCATGTTGCGTCGAAGCTGAGGAAGCTGAACGATGGGAGGCCGGCCCATTACCAGCCCAATAGCTAG
- the LOC102703128 gene encoding probable protein phosphatase 2C 59: MHEVLLLGPLVLALLSLFPCCSCLSQGGEEDDDGEKGEEVEVPLMGSAGEARSPVSGGGFSANGKFSYGYASSPGKRSSMEDFHDTRIDGVDGETVGLFGVFDGHGGARAAEFVKQNLFTNLIKHPKFFTDTKSAIAETYTSTDSELLKAETSNHRDAGSTASTAILVGDRLLVANVGDSRAVICRGGDAIAVSRDHKPDQTDERQRIEDAGGFVMWAGTWRVGGVLAVSRAFGDKLLKQYVVADPEIKEEVVDSSLEFLILASDGLWDVVTNEEAVAMVKPIPDSEQAAKKLLHEASQRGSADNITCLVVRFLEQGNQPGRPVNDQASKHT, translated from the exons ATGCATGAGGTGCTCCTCCTCGGGCCATTGGTCCTCGCCTTGCTGTCGCTCTTCCCGTGCTGCTCCTGTCTGTCGCagggcggggaggaggacgacgacggcgagaagggggaggaggtggaggtgccGCTGATGGGGTCCGCCGGAGAGGCCCGCTCGCcggtcagcggcggcggtttcAG TGCTAATGGTAAATTCAGCTATGGGTATGCAAGCTCTCCTGGGAAAAGATCTTCCATGGAGGACTTCCATGACACCAGAATCGATGGCGTTGATGGAGAGACTGTCGGACTGTTTGGTGTTTTTGATG GTCATGGTGGAGCTCGGGCAGCAGAATTTGTTAAGCAGAATCTTTTCACCAATTTAATCAAGCACCCAAAGTTCTTCACCGATACCAAATCTGCAATTg CTGAAACTTACACTAGCACAGACTCTGAACTTCTGAAAGCTGAAACCAGCAACCATCGAGATGCAGGGTCGACTGCCTCCACAGCTATTCTCGTAGGCGATCGTCTGCTCGTTGCAAATGTTGGTGATTCTAGGGCAGTCATCTGTAGAGGAGGAGATG CTATAGCTGTGTCAAGAGACCACAAGCCTGATCAGACAGATGAGAGGCAGAGGATAGAGGATGCTGGAGGTTTTGTGATGTGGGCTG GAACATGGCGCGTGGGTGGTGTTCTTGCTGTCTCTCGAGCATTTGGTGACAAACTCCTGAAGCAATATGTGGTTGCTGATCCAGAGATCAAG GAGGAGGTGGTCGACAGCTCTCTCGAGTTCCTCATCCTTGCTAGTGATGGCCTCTGGGACGTAGTGACTAACGAG GAAGCTGTGGCCATGGTGAAACCGATACCGGATTCAGAGCAGGCTGCAAAGAAGCTCCTCCATGAGGCCTCCCAGAGGGGAAGCGCAGACAACATCACCTGCCTCGTCGTCCGTTTCTTGGAGCAGGGCAATCAGCCGGGGAGGCCGGTGAACGATCAAGCCTCCAAACATACATAG
- the LOC102700721 gene encoding homeobox-leucine zipper protein HOX18-like, whose translation MEGEDLGAWLGLGIGGGCAYGGDRSPVQLFSQHVKEETTARGCERASGSRLKGEKGARLRMVMRNGGDGSRSRGGLSLSDGGGSGSGSGSDGGGTRKKLQLTKEQTTLLEDSFRVHNILSHAQKHELARQLKLKPRQVEVWFQNRRARTKLKQTEVDCELLKRCCESLTDENQRLKHELMELQRLASAAAAAGSQLYVQFPRAAMVNVCPSCEKVTEMAKSSSSYSS comes from the exons ATGGAAGGGGAGGATCTAGGTGCATGGCTTGGTCTTGGgattggcggcggctgcgcatacggcggcgaccggtcgCCGGTGCAGCTGTTCTCGCAGCATGTTAaggaggagacgacggcgaggggatGTGAACGAGCTTCTGGGAGCAGGCTCAAGGGAGAGAAAGGTGCGAGGCTGAGGATGGTGATGAGGAACGGCGGCGATGGTAGCCGCTCGCGTGGTGGCCTGAGtctcagcgacggcggcggcagcggcagcggcagcggtagcgatggcggcggcacgAGGAAGAAGCTGCAGCTCACCAAGGAGCAGACAACCTTGCTTGAGGACAGCTTCCGTGTCCACAACATTCTTTCTCAT GCTCAGAAGCACGAGCTCGCACGGCAGCTGAAACTGAAGCCGAGACAGGTCGAGGTGTGGTTCCAAAACAGAAGAGCCAG AACGAAGCTGAAGCAGACGGAGGTGGACTGCGAGCTCCTGAAGCGATGCTGCGAGAGCCTGACCGACGAGAACCAGCGGCTCAAGCACGAGCTCATGGAGCTACAGAGGCtagcttcggcggcggcggccgccggctcACAGCTCTACGTCCAGTTCCCGAGGGCGGCGATGGTGAACGTCTGCCCGTCCTGCGAGAAGGTCACCGAGATGGCCAAGAGCTCCTCCAGCTATagctcttaa